A single window of Cellulomonas sp. NTE-D12 DNA harbors:
- a CDS encoding response regulator transcription factor — protein sequence MPTVLVVEDESDIREVLRRYLERAGYAVLTTGSGAEALRLVETSAADLVVLDLGLPDVDGADVLREVRSGGRTPVLVLTARSAVEDRIRGLRLGADDYVTKPFSPAEVVLRVAAILQRSGGTPEEAAAPTFGGGRLRIDEARHVARFDERELDLTPTEWGILAALAGAPGRVFSRYELVNRVRGYEYAGYERTIDSHVKNLRHKLGPDGGTVVETVLGVGYRLGLRRDER from the coding sequence ATGCCCACCGTGCTGGTCGTCGAGGACGAGTCGGACATCCGCGAGGTGCTGCGCCGCTACCTCGAGCGGGCCGGGTACGCGGTGCTGACCACGGGTTCCGGTGCGGAGGCGCTGCGGCTGGTCGAGACCTCCGCCGCCGACCTCGTCGTGCTCGACCTCGGCCTGCCGGACGTCGACGGCGCGGACGTGCTGCGTGAGGTCCGCTCCGGCGGCCGCACCCCGGTGCTGGTGCTCACCGCCCGCAGCGCCGTCGAGGACCGCATCCGCGGCCTGCGGCTCGGTGCCGACGACTACGTGACCAAGCCGTTCAGCCCCGCGGAGGTGGTGCTGCGGGTCGCCGCGATCCTGCAGCGGAGCGGAGGCACCCCTGAGGAGGCGGCGGCACCCACGTTCGGCGGCGGCCGGCTGCGCATCGACGAGGCTCGGCACGTCGCCCGGTTCGACGAGCGCGAGCTGGACCTGACCCCCACCGAGTGGGGCATCCTCGCGGCGCTGGCCGGTGCGCCGGGGCGGGTGTTCTCGCGGTACGAGCTGGTCAACCGGGTGCGCGGGTACGAGTACGCCGGCTACGAGCGCACCATCGACTCGCACGTGAAGAACCTGCGGCACAAGCTCGGTCCGGACGGCGGCACGGTCGTGGAGACGGTGCTCGGCGTCGGCTACCGGCTGGGGCTGCGGCGGGACGAGCGATGA